The genomic region CTCACAAAGTAATACGACTAAAGCAAAGCTTCTGTTTCACTTGACTAACTCACTGTCCCATTGTAAGAGCAAAGAAAATGGCAACCCTCTCTGCAACTAAGCTCTTCTTCTTATTCACTTTCCACGTTACCATTTTCTCCTCCACTACCACCGCTGCCTACTCCATCGGCGTCAACTACGGAACTGTCGCAGACAACCTCCCACCTCCGCCACAAGTAGCAAACTTCctcaaaaccaaaacaaacaTCGACCGCGTCAAGATATTCGACGCGAATCCCGACATCCTCAAAGCCTTTGCCAACACGGGTATTTCCGTTACTGTAACGGTCGGAAACGGGGACATCCCTTCTCTCGCTAAACTCCCCGGGGCCCAATCCTGGATCGCCGATAACATCTTGCCGCATCACCCACAAACGATCATCAGATACATCGCCGTTGGGAACGAAATCCTCGCCACGTCTGATAAATCCCTCATCGCTCACCTTTTACCCGCCATGAAAGCTCTCAGATCGGCTCTCGACATGGCTAACGCTTCAAGCATCAAAGTCTCGACTCCGCATTCACTGGGGATCTTGTCTACGTCAGAGCCGCCGAGTACGGGGAAGTTCCGCAAAGGATACGACAAGCTCATTTTCGCGCCGATTTTGGAGTTCCACAAGCAAACAAAATCGCCTTTCATGGTAAATCCATACCCTTACTTCGGCTTCAAGCCTCAAACGTTAAACTACGCTTTGTTTAAACCCAACGCTGGCGTTTTTGACGCGGTTACCGGGATAAACTACACCAACATGTTTGATGCGCAACTGGACGCGGTTTATTCAGCAATGAAACGGGTCGGGTATGGGGATGTGGAAATCGTGGTGGCTGAAACCGGGTGGCCTTCGGTGGGTGATCCGGGTCAACCCGGTGTGAGTTTGGAGAATGCTTTGTCGTTTAATGGGAACCTCGTGAAGCATGTGAACTCTGGTAAAGGGACTCCTTTGATGCCGAACAG from Theobroma cacao cultivar B97-61/B2 chromosome 9, Criollo_cocoa_genome_V2, whole genome shotgun sequence harbors:
- the LOC18590685 gene encoding glucan endo-1,3-beta-glucosidase, which encodes MATLSATKLFFLFTFHVTIFSSTTTAAYSIGVNYGTVADNLPPPPQVANFLKTKTNIDRVKIFDANPDILKAFANTGISVTVTVGNGDIPSLAKLPGAQSWIADNILPHHPQTIIRYIAVGNEILATSDKSLIAHLLPAMKALRSALDMANASSIKVSTPHSLGILSTSEPPSTGKFRKGYDKLIFAPILEFHKQTKSPFMVNPYPYFGFKPQTLNYALFKPNAGVFDAVTGINYTNMFDAQLDAVYSAMKRVGYGDVEIVVAETGWPSVGDPGQPGVSLENALSFNGNLVKHVNSGKGTPLMPNRTFETYIFSLFNENLKESVSERNFGLFKPDLTPVYNVGVLRNEQGLGPASAPPTATAPSSGSGKWCVPKSDASVAALQANIDYVCSTGLDCRPIQAGGACFNPNNVRSHASYAMNAYYQANGRHDFNCDFNHTGVITSTDPSHEACNYSIDQGSGLKLEKSVAADSMRFCTVRQMIYLASCLIFTHLSLVLI